The bacterium genome includes a region encoding these proteins:
- a CDS encoding O-antigen ligase family protein, which produces MDDKTRIPRFDENEAPPPAPSTVAPRPTRESLERPDLVLEDARKRDRRARPIEAKLERPELSLSLMLRKFAEVGVMASFLAAVLSYPLFLPPRINLWLLSAPSGDGFAQMVHRGITAISLAFRPAITGELPVLELKSAAWLLTGLLVIAAWGAARLAEWLLRIDVLARHPSQPLRRGMHWLRFLPLAAGGGFLLWTLISILPIVGWAPELPAESVLANIPQIPDKTWTGFGGAYNSVIAWLQVAAGVALFFVIQNLIRTRRYAFKLTGLILGLGVMAATTSILLHVDFPILSDIWIRWAPGEFRNDMGGFIGHNVALSAFMIAPMLMSWTLLLVYRGRYSKGVAAGLIAGIAVMALAVLLAQSRGVIPILGVAFIALIVLLWRQAAVRPGMAFYILVPVGLLLLLLTQTINQEWNPLYRRNIPLSTRIEHISVEHLKTETRLRILVASLPVVAKHPILGTGWGTFQYVYPQAQGEYYQAHPDTDIAPTPKRTQRAHDEYLQTLFESGVVGLGLALTAVISILLLGWRLMGRSLGQRNIAIQISIVVSLIALLAHGLVDFPFRVAPIASTVVILLAIWGVSDRLWLIRIPEMSEREIENDKQTLGVGPLSIESAPKLDSVPDPGPRKRMRIAAIAWLVSVFVLGGLFVIAGTKVGDWLSSETYLIQSQQKYAKARIPGENEPALLRLAWRDVQNSLALMPHNGGSMLEAAKQLHASASSGLQHAARMRNEGKTQEAEQEFRGAVSDANLGLSYLDKSLGEIRFHFSYSLRAGLHHYLFYFTSGNKAEQLGQTIRYYSKAVEMNPGDGDSIVRLLSILESSSGDRLSDQKVREEEVANLRKLLMRWHPGLFQDNVIAKVDDMRSIFAFKTAHELSGELLKLDPRDPRLILARTLTAYEVQDMDTIEKYTTQLARDMPETGGAAQARIAIREGQIDRAYRLMRGTIGKVETLGVPTQVLYDLIRLHVDFGEDNESEHKAAEDNLAQLVKDEPNNLTWVANFLLFDFDQPLDARDALERRLAIPEPEIQPQTRLLMAMTLIAQHRDRLGELPEKLEDVREVPSPVTDVGTRQDLQQALQILTHTRNDFSSREQRIVMDARIAQVRNWLGLKDEQ; this is translated from the coding sequence ATGGACGACAAGACCCGCATCCCCAGGTTCGATGAGAACGAAGCGCCTCCGCCGGCGCCGAGCACCGTCGCGCCGCGTCCGACTCGGGAGTCGCTCGAGCGGCCCGACCTCGTGTTGGAGGATGCGCGGAAACGCGATCGAAGAGCACGACCGATCGAAGCAAAGCTGGAGCGCCCGGAGCTTTCGCTGTCGCTGATGCTGCGCAAGTTCGCCGAGGTCGGCGTGATGGCATCGTTCCTGGCAGCCGTGCTCTCGTATCCACTGTTCCTGCCGCCACGAATCAACTTATGGCTGCTGAGTGCGCCGTCGGGCGATGGTTTCGCACAGATGGTCCATCGGGGAATCACGGCGATTTCGCTGGCCTTCCGACCGGCGATCACGGGTGAGCTCCCGGTCCTGGAATTGAAGTCGGCTGCGTGGCTGCTGACGGGGTTGCTGGTGATTGCTGCGTGGGGCGCGGCGCGACTCGCCGAGTGGCTGCTTCGGATCGATGTTCTGGCCCGTCATCCATCTCAACCTCTGCGCAGGGGCATGCACTGGCTGCGCTTCTTACCGCTGGCGGCCGGTGGTGGCTTCTTGCTTTGGACGCTGATCTCGATTCTTCCGATTGTGGGCTGGGCGCCGGAATTGCCCGCGGAGAGCGTCCTCGCCAACATCCCACAAATTCCGGACAAAACGTGGACGGGATTCGGAGGCGCGTACAACTCCGTCATCGCGTGGTTGCAAGTCGCTGCGGGAGTCGCGCTGTTCTTTGTGATACAGAATCTGATCCGAACGCGGCGATATGCCTTCAAACTGACCGGCCTGATCCTCGGCCTTGGAGTTATGGCAGCGACGACCAGCATTCTTCTGCATGTCGATTTTCCGATCCTCTCCGACATCTGGATCAGATGGGCGCCGGGTGAATTCCGCAACGACATGGGCGGCTTCATTGGCCACAACGTTGCCCTGTCGGCGTTCATGATCGCCCCGATGCTGATGTCTTGGACGTTGTTGCTGGTCTATCGCGGGCGATATTCAAAGGGCGTCGCTGCGGGGTTAATCGCCGGGATCGCGGTAATGGCATTGGCCGTTCTACTGGCACAAAGCCGCGGTGTGATTCCGATCCTCGGCGTCGCATTCATTGCGCTGATCGTTCTGTTGTGGCGTCAGGCCGCCGTGCGTCCGGGCATGGCCTTCTACATCCTGGTTCCGGTGGGCCTGCTGCTGTTGCTGCTGACTCAGACAATCAACCAGGAATGGAATCCACTCTACCGGCGCAATATTCCACTCTCCACGCGTATCGAGCACATCAGCGTCGAACATCTGAAGACGGAAACGCGGCTCCGAATCCTTGTGGCCTCGTTGCCTGTCGTGGCGAAGCATCCAATATTGGGTACGGGCTGGGGAACATTCCAGTACGTCTATCCGCAGGCCCAGGGAGAGTACTACCAGGCGCATCCTGACACAGACATCGCCCCCACGCCAAAGCGAACACAGCGCGCGCATGACGAGTATCTTCAAACGCTATTCGAATCGGGCGTTGTGGGATTGGGACTGGCCCTGACTGCAGTGATTTCTATTCTGCTCTTGGGTTGGCGCCTGATGGGGCGATCGCTGGGTCAACGCAACATCGCGATCCAGATTTCGATCGTCGTTTCACTGATTGCCCTGCTTGCGCATGGGCTCGTCGACTTCCCATTCCGGGTCGCTCCAATTGCGTCGACGGTTGTGATTCTGCTGGCAATTTGGGGAGTTTCCGATCGCTTGTGGCTGATCCGCATCCCCGAAATGTCCGAGCGGGAAATCGAAAACGACAAACAAACACTGGGCGTCGGTCCGCTGTCGATTGAGTCGGCTCCCAAACTCGATTCGGTTCCTGATCCAGGACCGCGAAAGAGAATGCGCATCGCGGCGATCGCCTGGCTGGTATCGGTCTTCGTCTTGGGCGGTTTGTTTGTGATTGCTGGAACGAAAGTCGGCGATTGGCTCTCTTCGGAAACGTATCTCATTCAATCCCAGCAGAAATATGCGAAGGCACGCATCCCCGGTGAGAACGAACCGGCACTGCTTCGCCTTGCCTGGCGCGATGTGCAGAATTCTCTGGCGCTGATGCCCCACAATGGGGGCTCGATGCTGGAAGCTGCGAAGCAATTGCATGCCAGCGCAAGTTCTGGGCTCCAGCATGCCGCGCGCATGCGCAACGAGGGCAAAACACAGGAAGCCGAGCAGGAGTTCCGCGGAGCCGTCAGCGATGCAAACCTGGGCCTTTCATATCTCGACAAGAGCCTCGGCGAGATACGCTTCCACTTCTCCTACAGCCTGCGCGCCGGTCTGCATCATTATCTCTTCTACTTCACATCCGGCAATAAGGCGGAGCAACTGGGGCAGACCATCCGGTATTACTCCAAAGCGGTCGAGATGAACCCGGGCGATGGAGATTCGATCGTTCGATTGCTCTCGATTCTGGAGAGTTCCAGCGGCGACCGCCTGTCCGATCAGAAAGTTCGGGAAGAGGAAGTTGCGAATCTACGAAAGCTGCTTATGCGCTGGCATCCGGGACTCTTCCAGGATAACGTCATCGCCAAAGTCGATGACATGCGATCGATTTTCGCCTTCAAGACGGCGCATGAACTCTCCGGTGAATTGCTGAAGCTGGATCCTCGCGATCCGCGACTGATTCTGGCGCGAACGCTGACCGCGTACGAAGTTCAAGACATGGATACGATCGAGAAGTACACGACGCAACTTGCGCGGGATATGCCGGAGACCGGCGGCGCCGCGCAGGCTCGCATCGCGATTCGAGAAGGCCAGATCGATCGTGCCTACCGGCTCATGCGCGGAACGATCGGCAAGGTCGAAACGCTCGGCGTGCCAACGCAAGTGCTGTACGATCTGATTCGACTGCATGTGGACTTCGGCGAAGACAACGAATCGGAACACAAGGCAGCCGAGGATAATCTGGCGCAACTGGTCAAAGATGAGCCGAACAACCTGACGTGGGTCGCAAACTTCCTGCTCTTCGATTTCGATCAGCCGCTGGATGCGCGAGATGCACTGGAGCGGCGGTTGGCAATCCCCGAGCCCGAGATTCAACCCCAAACGCGTTTGCTGATGGCGATGACGCTGATTGCGCAGCATCGCGATCGGCTCGGCGAGTTGCCGGAGAAGCTTGAGGACGTGCGAGAAGTCCCGTCGCCGGTTACCGATGTTGGAACGCGCCAGGATCTGCAGCAGGCCCTCCAGATCCTCACTCACACGCGAAACGATTTCTCCAGTCGCGAACAACGGATCGTGATGGATGCGCGTATTGCCCAAGTGCGCAACTGGCTCGGGCTGAAGGATGAGCAATGA
- the hypE gene encoding hydrogenase expression/formation protein HypE: protein MDFAASCPIPLSDYPHVLMAHGGGGRLMQQLIDRLFMAAFGSPDDPHDAAVLTPGTERVAFTTDSFVVRPLFFPGGDIGSLAVHGTVNDLAMRGARPMALSCGFILEEGLPMETLWGVAKSMGEAAHAAGVRVVTGDTKVVERGKGDGIYINTSGVGCLAKGVCISPSQIQPGDTVLVSGDLGRHGMAIMAAREGLEFESAIESDSAPLWEPVAALLEAGVRVHCLRDLTRGGLTSTLNEIAQAADCEIAIEERAVPVREDVQGACEILGFDPFSVANEGRFAAFIDPADTDKALEILTGHAVADGAAVIGEVRSGRPIVTLKSLIGATRILDMLSGEQLPRIC, encoded by the coding sequence ATGGACTTCGCGGCGTCGTGCCCCATTCCGCTGAGCGACTATCCCCACGTGCTGATGGCACACGGGGGCGGCGGCCGATTGATGCAGCAATTGATCGATCGCCTGTTTATGGCAGCGTTCGGAAGCCCGGACGATCCGCACGATGCAGCGGTTCTGACTCCCGGAACAGAGCGAGTGGCCTTTACCACAGACTCATTCGTCGTGCGGCCGCTGTTCTTTCCAGGAGGCGACATTGGATCGCTGGCCGTGCATGGAACGGTCAACGATCTGGCGATGCGCGGCGCGCGACCGATGGCGCTGAGCTGTGGATTCATCCTGGAAGAAGGCCTTCCGATGGAGACGCTGTGGGGCGTGGCAAAGTCGATGGGCGAAGCCGCCCATGCCGCAGGCGTCCGCGTCGTGACGGGCGATACGAAGGTCGTGGAGCGCGGCAAAGGCGACGGCATCTACATCAACACCTCGGGCGTGGGCTGCCTTGCGAAGGGCGTATGCATCTCCCCATCACAAATCCAGCCCGGCGATACAGTGCTTGTCAGCGGCGATCTCGGACGGCACGGGATGGCGATTATGGCCGCCCGAGAAGGGCTGGAGTTTGAAAGCGCCATCGAGAGCGATTCGGCCCCGTTGTGGGAGCCGGTGGCGGCGCTTCTGGAAGCCGGCGTGCGCGTGCACTGCCTGCGCGATCTGACGCGCGGCGGGCTGACGAGTACACTCAACGAGATTGCACAGGCGGCGGATTGCGAGATCGCGATCGAGGAGCGTGCCGTGCCCGTCCGAGAGGATGTGCAGGGCGCGTGCGAGATCCTGGGCTTCGATCCCTTCTCGGTGGCGAACGAAGGCCGGTTCGCGGCATTCATCGATCCGGCAGACACGGACAAGGCACTGGAGATTTTGACAGGCCATGCGGTTGCCGACGGGGCAGCTGTCATCGGCGAAGTCCGCAGCGGTCGGCCGATAGTAACGCTGAAGAGCCTGATTGGCGCGACGCGCATTCTGGATATGCTGAGCGGAGAGCAATTGCCAAGGATCTGCTGA
- the tadA gene encoding tRNA adenosine(34) deaminase TadA → MSPEQAAEDARWMDRALGLAKLAARRGDVPIGAVVVRDGELLGAGHDAKELDWEPTAHAEVIAIREAARHCGDWRLDGATLYVTLEPCPMCAGAIVHARVARLVYGASNPRWGVFTNQLNILQHPTFNHRVEVTGGVREAESAQLLRETFRRYREGN, encoded by the coding sequence ATGAGCCCGGAGCAGGCAGCCGAGGACGCGCGGTGGATGGATCGCGCGCTCGGGCTGGCAAAGTTGGCGGCCCGACGGGGAGATGTTCCGATCGGGGCGGTGGTCGTGCGCGATGGCGAGTTGCTGGGTGCCGGGCACGATGCCAAGGAGCTTGATTGGGAGCCCACGGCCCACGCTGAAGTCATTGCGATCCGAGAGGCCGCCCGGCATTGCGGCGACTGGCGTCTCGATGGTGCGACTTTGTACGTCACTCTTGAACCATGCCCAATGTGCGCCGGCGCAATCGTTCATGCCCGAGTAGCGCGGTTGGTCTACGGCGCGTCGAATCCGCGCTGGGGCGTGTTCACGAATCAACTGAATATCCTGCAGCATCCAACCTTCAACCACCGCGTGGAAGTAACCGGCGGCGTCCGCGAAGCGGAGTCGGCCCAGCTTCTGCGCGAGACGTTCCGCCGCTACCGGGAGGGAAACTGA
- a CDS encoding family 10 glycosylhydrolase codes for MRVWTRILALTASVTMLMCLAGHLPAQEAPDAVRGVVVFGNGPGMHSATEIQALMDTVARTHMNRIYPEVRGVDGVFYISKAEKLASGVAPSLPDPISMLNRAALLEADEPIAVWPVITVFPAYNAVYGNRPPSWSILGRFPGAVGMNAAGDKRTSDSMMLADPLNPAAQDYLLGIMLEFVNRYKPEGIVLKDFAYPDPTWGYNEETIADFRRRVGGSGPPPPDNLVWTAYRRQGLTDYLDRVCRTLRQAHPSLKIGIMAHAEGSAPQSWEQWTNSAPYARHFQDWVRWAESGLVDEIVLINLRNQYREEDQFLAWLDFARRHAYDTEIVTAVSGESNFTPDVLKQIRLARARGAGIVLWDYAHPTRDDAAGFVRQLASTFSIPEGAGAMPNPFPHRLLNPSFVRMTDPPPSIQIGKATPTPQREKFSMEMVREQLKTPAPTPDVTVISPSQPDRRGAEEGFKNITLSNGRKMRARILSRDDRSGMIVIQPAGGAKMQFPISAIKSIEDE; via the coding sequence ATGCGAGTCTGGACACGAATCTTGGCCCTGACGGCGTCTGTGACGATGCTGATGTGCCTGGCGGGACACCTGCCGGCGCAGGAAGCTCCGGACGCCGTCCGAGGAGTGGTCGTTTTTGGGAATGGGCCCGGAATGCATTCGGCCACAGAGATTCAGGCGCTGATGGACACCGTCGCCCGCACCCATATGAACCGCATCTACCCCGAGGTAAGAGGAGTAGATGGAGTGTTCTACATCTCGAAGGCAGAGAAGCTGGCCTCCGGCGTAGCCCCGAGTCTCCCGGACCCGATTTCAATGCTCAACCGGGCGGCCCTTTTGGAAGCCGACGAGCCGATCGCCGTCTGGCCTGTGATCACCGTGTTCCCGGCCTACAATGCCGTGTACGGCAACCGCCCGCCGTCGTGGTCGATTCTGGGGCGCTTTCCCGGCGCAGTCGGAATGAACGCGGCCGGCGACAAGCGTACTTCCGACTCGATGATGCTAGCCGATCCCCTGAATCCGGCAGCCCAGGACTATCTGCTGGGGATCATGTTGGAATTTGTTAACCGCTATAAGCCTGAAGGCATCGTCCTGAAGGACTTCGCTTATCCGGATCCGACGTGGGGATACAACGAAGAGACGATCGCCGACTTCCGTCGCCGCGTCGGCGGCAGCGGTCCTCCCCCGCCGGACAACCTCGTCTGGACGGCTTACCGTCGCCAGGGCCTGACGGATTACCTGGATCGGGTCTGCAGGACTCTGCGTCAGGCGCATCCGTCGTTGAAGATCGGTATCATGGCTCACGCAGAGGGCAGCGCCCCGCAGTCTTGGGAGCAGTGGACGAATTCTGCGCCATACGCCCGACACTTCCAGGATTGGGTGCGCTGGGCCGAATCGGGTCTCGTGGATGAGATCGTGCTGATAAACTTGCGCAATCAGTATCGCGAAGAGGATCAGTTCCTGGCTTGGCTGGACTTCGCACGCCGTCATGCCTACGACACCGAAATCGTAACGGCGGTCAGCGGAGAATCCAATTTCACACCGGATGTCCTGAAGCAGATTCGCCTGGCACGTGCCCGCGGGGCGGGGATTGTGCTGTGGGACTACGCACATCCGACTCGCGACGATGCGGCGGGATTCGTCCGCCAATTGGCGTCGACGTTCTCGATTCCGGAAGGCGCCGGCGCGATGCCGAACCCGTTCCCCCACCGTTTGCTCAACCCGTCGTTTGTGCGGATGACCGATCCTCCCCCGTCGATCCAGATCGGCAAGGCAACGCCGACACCGCAGAGGGAGAAGTTCTCGATGGAGATGGTCCGCGAACAGCTCAAGACGCCCGCGCCGACTCCAGATGTAACGGTAATCTCGCCCTCTCAACCGGACAGGCGGGGAGCCGAGGAAGGCTTCAAGAACATTACGCTTTCGAACGGCCGGAAGATGCGCGCCCGTATCCTGAGCCGCGACGATCGAAGCGGCATGATCGTGATTCAACCGGCGGGCGGGGCGAAGATGCAGTTCCCGATCAGCGCCATCAAGAGCATCGAGGACGAATGA
- the galT gene encoding galactose-1-phosphate uridylyltransferase, translating to MPELRKDPVVGRWVIISTERANRPRNLVMPVPTDKVDQFNPFKPGNEDKTPKEVLAYRPPGTAPDTSGWWLRVIPNKFPALDSKGRMQRVGEGMYDLMNGIGQHEVVIETPEEGIQLPDMEEEQVQEVIWAFRDRSVELRKDSRFRYVLIFKNYGKEAGASIWHAHSQIIALPIVPKNVQEELEGARKYFQYKERCVFCDMIHQERADEKRVVMENESFVAFCPFASRFPFETWILPKSHEQFFSDITKNEVMDLSNILRGCLKKLKLALDDPAYNFIIHTTPDSEGPIPFYHWHIEILPALSRVAGFEWGTGFHINPVLPEDAAEYLRTAELPHGSDDSVVADLQTEDEKASSKKRSSGKK from the coding sequence ATGCCAGAGCTTCGCAAAGATCCAGTCGTTGGACGGTGGGTCATTATCTCCACCGAACGCGCCAATCGGCCTCGGAATCTTGTCATGCCTGTTCCGACCGACAAGGTGGACCAGTTCAATCCCTTCAAGCCCGGCAACGAGGACAAGACGCCCAAGGAAGTCCTCGCCTATCGTCCGCCCGGCACGGCTCCCGATACGTCCGGCTGGTGGCTTCGTGTCATTCCGAACAAATTCCCCGCCTTGGACAGCAAAGGCCGCATGCAACGCGTCGGCGAAGGCATGTACGACCTCATGAACGGGATCGGTCAGCACGAGGTCGTGATCGAAACGCCGGAAGAGGGTATCCAACTTCCGGACATGGAAGAAGAGCAGGTCCAGGAAGTCATCTGGGCCTTCCGCGATCGCTCCGTCGAGTTGCGCAAGGACTCGCGATTCCGCTATGTGCTCATCTTCAAGAATTATGGCAAGGAAGCCGGTGCATCCATCTGGCACGCGCACAGCCAGATCATCGCGTTGCCGATCGTGCCGAAGAATGTGCAGGAAGAACTCGAAGGCGCACGGAAGTACTTCCAGTACAAGGAACGGTGCGTGTTCTGCGATATGATTCACCAGGAACGTGCCGATGAGAAGCGCGTCGTGATGGAGAACGAGTCCTTCGTGGCCTTCTGTCCGTTCGCGTCGCGCTTTCCGTTCGAGACATGGATCCTCCCGAAGAGCCACGAGCAGTTCTTCAGCGACATCACGAAGAACGAGGTCATGGACCTGTCGAACATCCTGCGCGGCTGCCTGAAGAAGCTGAAGCTCGCGCTCGACGACCCGGCCTACAACTTCATCATCCACACCACCCCGGACAGCGAAGGCCCGATCCCGTTCTACCATTGGCACATCGAGATCCTGCCTGCCCTGTCGCGCGTCGCCGGCTTTGAATGGGGCACTGGATTCCACATCAATCCCGTGTTGCCGGAAGATGCAGCCGAGTACTTGCGCACGGCGGAACTTCCGCACGGTTCAGACGATTCCGTGGTAGCAGACCTTCAAACGGAAGACGAAAAGGCCAGCTCGAAGAAACGCAGCTCGGGAAAGAAGTAG
- a CDS encoding EamA family transporter → MQFSQKFKANFALVLVCFFWGTTYLAIAEGVEALPPSVLLALRFAIAGGVLLVVSLAMGIPLPRDRGEWGRIAMVGITHLAVGSYMLAWAEQRVESGLASVIIAAFPFFFVGMAALGGEKMNKRIWLGILVGFLGIGVLFWPDLVGIRAPQGTLYYVSIGALMVTNISWAYGSWFAQRHPVRTHKLMSVALQSLICGALLVPVGAVTGELSDVQLSLKGWLAVGYLAIFGSVLAYGCYMYILDHMSAAKVSLHAYINPLVAVILGAMLRGEDFGPWRIAGTAVILASVFFVNTETLHEPGHEEQPVPSPGEKGDVGEVI, encoded by the coding sequence GTGCAGTTCAGTCAGAAATTCAAAGCCAACTTCGCGCTGGTTCTCGTCTGCTTCTTCTGGGGCACAACGTACCTTGCGATTGCCGAAGGCGTCGAGGCGTTGCCTCCATCGGTGCTGCTGGCTCTCCGGTTCGCAATTGCAGGCGGTGTGCTGCTGGTTGTCAGCCTCGCCATGGGAATTCCATTGCCGCGCGATCGCGGCGAGTGGGGCCGGATTGCGATGGTTGGCATCACTCACCTCGCGGTCGGCAGCTACATGCTGGCGTGGGCGGAACAGCGCGTCGAGAGCGGCCTGGCGTCGGTGATCATCGCGGCATTTCCGTTCTTCTTCGTCGGAATGGCAGCGCTGGGCGGCGAGAAGATGAACAAGCGCATCTGGCTCGGGATCCTGGTCGGGTTTCTCGGAATCGGTGTGCTGTTCTGGCCGGACCTGGTGGGAATTCGCGCGCCGCAGGGAACGCTGTATTACGTTTCGATCGGTGCGTTGATGGTCACGAACATTTCGTGGGCCTATGGCAGTTGGTTCGCCCAACGCCATCCCGTGCGCACGCACAAGCTCATGTCCGTCGCGCTGCAGTCGCTGATTTGTGGAGCACTGCTGGTGCCGGTCGGCGCAGTCACGGGCGAACTGTCGGATGTGCAGCTCTCGCTGAAGGGCTGGCTGGCGGTCGGCTACCTGGCGATCTTCGGATCGGTGCTCGCGTACGGGTGCTACATGTACATCCTGGATCACATGTCGGCAGCGAAGGTCTCGCTGCACGCGTACATCAATCCGCTGGTGGCGGTGATCCTGGGGGCGATGCTGCGCGGGGAGGACTTCGGCCCGTGGCGCATTGCAGGCACGGCGGTGATTCTCGCCAGCGTCTTCTTTGTGAACACGGAAACGCTGCACGAGCCCGGGCACGAGGAACAACCAGTGCCCTCGCCCGGCGAGAAGGGCGATGTGGGCGAGGTGATCTGA
- a CDS encoding ABC transporter ATP-binding protein, with protein sequence MAFLEFDNIVRDFKAGDEFPALRGVSFSVEEGKTALLLGPSGSGKTTLLNLAAGLDRPDSGAIRVDGTDVTRLGESRRAAWRAETVGYVFQHHLLAPGTRVLDAVLTPLLWRGGNTPAEARNVAKAMLESVGLASLGQRKVEHLSGGQRQRVALARALAPEPRLVLADEPTAQLDKETGDAITALLVEWVAAHGATMLVVSHEHDVRDWAATARFVLREGQMAESTVA encoded by the coding sequence ATGGCCTTCCTGGAATTCGATAACATCGTTCGAGACTTCAAGGCCGGGGATGAGTTCCCCGCGCTGCGCGGTGTGAGCTTCTCCGTCGAGGAAGGCAAGACGGCACTATTGCTCGGGCCGTCCGGCTCCGGGAAGACGACGCTGTTGAATCTCGCCGCGGGGCTGGATCGACCGGACTCCGGCGCGATCCGTGTCGACGGAACGGACGTCACGCGCCTGGGAGAGAGCCGCCGAGCGGCCTGGCGCGCAGAGACTGTCGGGTACGTGTTCCAGCATCATCTGCTGGCGCCGGGAACGCGCGTTCTGGATGCCGTGCTGACGCCGCTGCTGTGGCGCGGCGGGAACACACCGGCCGAGGCGCGCAACGTGGCAAAGGCGATGCTGGAAAGCGTCGGGCTGGCATCTCTCGGTCAGCGCAAAGTCGAGCATCTGTCCGGCGGCCAGCGGCAGCGCGTGGCGTTGGCGAGAGCGCTGGCGCCGGAGCCGCGGCTCGTACTTGCGGATGAACCGACGGCGCAGCTCGACAAGGAAACGGGCGATGCGATCACGGCGTTGCTTGTGGAATGGGTTGCAGCGCACGGCGCCACCATGCTGGTTGTGAGCCACGAGCATGACGTCCGGGATTGGGCGGCGACGGCTCGCTTCGTTTTGCGAGAAGGCCAAATGGCCGAATCAACCGTCGCCTGA
- a CDS encoding class I SAM-dependent methyltransferase, producing the protein MTNAEFLYDAPDLYRRALGPADEEEIAFYDALLPKVGTVLSLGCGEGRLEAPLSSKSRRFVGLDLSPAMAREAARRDPNGLYVAARMEAPPFSRIRFAAAISGLLSFSYLTRESDLLTALRWLREVLCDGAPVILDVPCAHRPKELQGIEETHTDRELKYTFRYLDAECSNGFGTVLHTQIDVRTLHQNVSRSAPLTVFTPDGLRRLFDQAGLNDLCFFAPHDLETRTSNPPRDCRRAVVLAFTRSD; encoded by the coding sequence ATGACCAATGCCGAGTTTCTCTATGATGCTCCCGACCTGTACCGCAGAGCGCTCGGTCCCGCGGATGAGGAGGAGATCGCGTTCTACGACGCGCTGCTCCCAAAAGTGGGGACGGTGTTATCGCTTGGCTGTGGCGAGGGACGTCTGGAAGCGCCGCTATCGAGCAAGAGCAGACGATTTGTCGGACTGGATCTTTCGCCTGCAATGGCGCGCGAAGCGGCACGTCGCGATCCAAACGGGCTCTACGTTGCCGCACGAATGGAAGCACCACCGTTCTCTCGCATTCGATTTGCCGCAGCCATCAGCGGCTTGCTCAGTTTCTCTTATCTGACGCGCGAATCCGATTTGCTGACAGCGTTGCGATGGTTACGCGAAGTCCTCTGCGACGGCGCACCGGTGATTCTCGATGTGCCCTGCGCGCATCGTCCGAAAGAACTTCAGGGCATTGAGGAAACTCACACGGACCGTGAACTCAAGTACACGTTTCGTTACCTGGACGCAGAGTGTTCGAATGGCTTTGGCACTGTGCTGCATACACAAATCGACGTTCGCACGTTGCACCAGAACGTTTCGCGCAGTGCTCCGCTGACGGTCTTCACGCCCGATGGGTTGCGTCGACTCTTCGATCAGGCCGGACTGAACGATCTGTGTTTCTTCGCGCCTCACGATCTGGAGACAAGAACAAGTAACCCGCCGAGGGATTGTCGGCGGGCAGTCGTGTTGGCTTTCACGCGATCGGATTAG